From a single Brassica oleracea var. oleracea cultivar TO1000 chromosome C5, BOL, whole genome shotgun sequence genomic region:
- the LOC106292983 gene encoding probable serine/threonine-protein kinase At1g09600, translating to MGCNCSKGTRTNGTVRNSVKEKKKSASLSKANVGGIEERASFINSNSNSNEATLELLTPSDDAEKKERKSSRSVFQRTLTTDASKVGAKMTRIASVSNGERGAQVVAGWPSWLASVAGEAINGWIPRKADSFERMEKIGQGTYSSVYKARDLETNKIVALKKVRFANMDPESVRFMAREIIILRRLDHPNVMKLEGLITSRVSGSMYLIFEYMEHDLSGLASTPGVKFSEAQIKCYMKQLLHGLEHCHSRGVLHRDIKGSNLLLDPNNNLKIADFGLANFYGDHHQKQPLTSRVVTLWYRPPELLLGSTDYGVTVDLWSTGCIFAELFNGKPIMPGRTEVEQLHKIFKLCGSPSEEYWKRSKLSHATVFKPQNPYKRCVAETFKSLPSSALALVEVLLAVEPDARGTTAHALQSEFFTTKPYASDPLSLPKYQSKKETDVKLREEEARRKKGTSSKQNESKQVSRESKAVPAPDANAELLTSIQKRQGQSKQTSMSEKFNPNEDAAGFLIEPLKSGTGHNGYARNGVSSGSSRSPPRKELRGQRSFVQRGAAQLTKFSNSVAARDASHFAIANPRWLEDRLNNNNNGKHDDGDWSQRLLVKPKDCTKDKESIRGYGEKTEKMNYSGPLVSAGGNLDEMLKEHERQIQVAVRKARVDKKSNRDDHGQTQAFLAANGR from the exons ATGGGATGCAATTGCTCCAAAGGAACAAGAACAAACGGTACCGTGAGGAACAGTGTGAAGGAGAAGAAAAAGTCTGCTTCTTTGAGCAAAGCCAATGTAGGAGGAATCGAGGAAAGAGCCAGCTTTATCAACAGCAACAGCAACAGCAACGAAGCCACATTGGAGCTGTTGACACCCTCTGATGATGCTGAGAAGAAGGAGAGAAAATCTTCCAGATCTGTGTTCCAGAGAACGCTCACCACAGACGCCAGTAAAGTAGGAGCTAAGATGACTAGAATAGCCAGTGTTAGTAACGGAGAACGAGGAGCTCAGGTTGTGGCTGGCTGGCCTTCATGGTTAGCCTCTGTTGCTGGAGAAGCTATCAACGGTTGGATTCCACGCAAGGCGGACTCCTTCGAGAGGATGGAAAAG ATTGGACAAGGGACGTATAGCAGTGTGTACAAAGCTAGGGACTTAGAGACGAACAAGATAGTTGCACTGAAGAAAGTGCGGTTTGCTAATATGGATCCTGAGAGTGTTAGGTTCATGGCGAGAGAGATCATCATCCTACGTAGGCTTGACCATCCTAATGTAATGAAGCTTGAAGGTTTGATCACTTCGAGAGTGTCAGGGAGTATGTACCTTATCTTTGAGTACATGGAGCATGATCTCTCAGGGCTTGCTTCAACCCCTGGTGTTAAGTTCTCTGAGGCACAG ATTAAATGCTATATGAAACAGTTGCTACATGGTCTAGAACATTGTCACAGCCGAGGTGTATTGCATCGTGACATCAAAGGCTCCAATCTTCTCCTTGACCCCAACAACAATCTCAAAATTGCGGATTTTGGTCTTGCCAATTTTTACGGAGACCACCACCAGAAGCAGCCTCTCACTAGCCGTGTTGTGACTCTGTGGTACCGTCCGCCTGAGCTCCTGCTCGGTTCAACGGACTACGGCGTTACTGTGGATCTGTGGAGCACGGGGTGCATTTTTGCTGAGCTTTTTAATGGGAAGCCTATCATGCCTGGAAGAACTGAGGTGGAACAACTGCACAAGATCTTTAAACTCTGTGGTTCACCTTCTGAAGAGTATTGGAAGAGGTCGAAGCTTTCGCATGCCACCGTCTTTAAACCTCAGAATCCTTACAAGAGGTGTGTAGCCGAGACGTTTAAGAGTTTGCCATCTTCAGCTTTGGCGCTAGTGGAGGTTCTTTTAGCTGTTGAACCAGATGCACGTGGAACCACGGCTCATGCCCTTCAAAGCGAG TTCTTTACGACAAAGCCTTATGCAAGCGACCCATTAAGTTTACCAAAGTACCAATCCAAAAAGGAAACTGATGTGAAGCTTCGAGAGGAGGAAGCAAGACG GAAGAAAGGCACAAGCAGTAAGCAGAACGAGTCGAAACAAGTATCTAGAGAATCCAAAGCTGTGCCGGCTCCAGATGCCAATGCTGAGTTACTAACATCAATACAA AAACGTCAAGGGCAGAGTAAGCAGACAAGCATGAGTGAGAAGTTCAATCCTAATGAAGACGCAGCTGGCTTCCTGATCGAACCACTGAAGAGTGGAACCGGACACAACGGTTACGCACGCAATGGTGTGTCCTCGGGCTCGAGTAGGTCTCCTCCTAGAAAAGAACTGAGGGGACAACGGTCTTTTGTTCAACGCGGAGCGGCGCAGTTGACAAAGTTCTCAAACTCGGTAGCTGCTAGAGATGCGTCACATTTCGCTATAGCAAACCCACGGTGGCTTGAAGATAGGTTGAATAATAACAACAACGGAAAGCATGACGATGGTGATTGGTCCCAACGTTTGCTGGTTAAACCCAAAGATTGTACAAAGGACAAAGAATCCATACGG GGCTACGGTGAAAAGACAGAGAAAATGAACTACTCAGGGCCGTTAGTTTCTGCAGGAGGGAACTTAGATGAAATGTTGAAAGAACATGAAAGACAGATTCAGGTAGCGGTTCGAAAAGCTCGAGTGGATAAGAAGAGTAATAGGGATGATCATGGACAGACACAAGCGTTTCTTGCTGCAAACGGTAGGTGA
- the LOC106295758 gene encoding probable elongation factor 1-gamma 1 codes for MALVLHTYKGNKGAEKALIAAEYTGVQISVPDFEMGVSNKTPEFLKMNPIGKVPVLETPEGPIFESNAIARYVSRLNGENSLNGSSLIEYAQIEQWIDFSSLEIFGSVFMWFGARIGYKPYSVPGEEAAISALKRALDALNTHLASKTFLVGHSITLADIITVCNLSLGYATVMTKSFTSAFPHVERYFWTVINQPNFKKVVGEVKQTEAVPPVASKKPAQPAKAKEEPKKKAAPAAEAPKPVEEEEAPKPKAKNPLDLLPPSPMVLDEWKRLYSNTKSNFREVAIKGFWDMYDPEGYSLWFCDYKYNDENMVSFVTLNKVGGFLQRMDLARKYAFGKMLICGAEGPFKVKGLWLFRGPEIPKFIMDEVYDMELYEWTKVDISDEAQKERVSQMIEDAEPFEGEALLDAKCFK; via the exons ATGGCTTTG GTATTGCACACATACAAGGGAAACAAAGGTGCTGAGAAGGCACTCATTGCCGCAGAGTACACTGGTGTGCAGATCAGTGTCCCCGACTTTGAGATGGGTGTCTCTAACAAAACCCCAGAGTTCCTCAAGATGAACCCTATTGGAAAG GTTCCGGTGCTCGAGACTCCTGAGGGTCCCATCTTTGAGAGCAACGCCATTGCCCGTTATG TGAGCCGATTGAACGGTGAGAACTCCTTGAACGGATCTTCCCTGATCGAATAT GCACAAATTGAGCAATGGATTGATTTCTCCTCATTGGAGATCTTTGGAAGCGTCTTCATGTGGTTTGGCGCAAGAATAGGCTACAAGCCATACAGTGTTCCG GGTGAGGAAGCTGCTATCTCTGCATTGAAAAGAGCACTTGATGCTCTGAACACCCATCTCGCTTCCAAGACTTTTCTTGTTGGCCATTCTATCACCCTTGCTGATATCATCACTGTCTGCAACTTGAGCCTGGGATATGCTACCGTAATGACCAAGAGCTTTACCTCTGCATTCCCTCATGTTGAGAGGTACTTCTGGACCGTGATTAACCAGCCAAACTTCAAGAAGGTGGTGGGTGAGGTGAAACAGACTGAAGCTGTCCCTCCTGTTGCTTCCAAGAAACCTGCTCAGCCTGCAAAGGCCAAGGAGGAGCCGAAGAAAAAGGCTGCCCCTGCAGCAGAGGCACCTAAGCCTGTTGAGGAGGAAGAGGCACCAAAGCCCAAAGCAAAGAACCCTCTTGACTTGCTACCACCAAGCCCCATGGTCCTCGATGAGTGGAAGAGGCTTTACTCAAACACCAAATCCAACTTCCGTGAGGTTGCTATTAAAG GATTCTGGGACATGTATGACCCAGAGGGATACTCCCTGTGGTTCTGCGACTACAAGTACAATGACGAGAACATGGTGTCATTTGTCACCCTCAACAAGGTTGGTGGATTCCTTCAGAGGATGGACTTGGCGCGCAAGTACGCTTTTGGAAAGATGCTGATTTGCGGGGCAGAGGGTCCGTTCAAGGTGAAGGGTTTGTGGCTGTTCCGTGGACCAGAGATCCCTAAGTTCATAATGGATGAGGTGTACGACATGGAGCTGTACGAGTGGACCAAGGTTGACATCTCCGATGAAGCCCAGAAGGAGCGTGTTAGCCAAATGATCGAGGACGCAGAGCCATTTGAAGGTGAAGCTCTCTTGGACGCCAAGTGCTTCAAGTGA
- the LOC106343902 gene encoding 60S ribosomal protein L21-1, whose product MPAGHGVRARTRDLFARGFRKKGTIPLSTYLRTFKVGDYVDVKVNGAIHKGMPHKFYHGRTGRVWNVTKRAVGVEVNKQIGNRIIRKRLHVRVEHVQQSRCAEEFKLRIKKNDELKAAAKARGETISTKRQPKGPKPGFMVEGMTLETVTPIPYDVVNDLKGGY is encoded by the exons ATGCCGGCAGGTCATGGAGTTCGTGCGAGGACGAGGGATCTGTTCGCGAGGGGGTTCAGGAAGAAGGGTACAATCCCATTGTCTACCTACCTCAGGACCTTCAAGGTCGGCGATTACGTGGATGTCAAGGTGAACGGTGCGATCCACAAGGGTATGCCTCACAAGTTCTACCATGGTCGTACCGGTCGTGTCTGGAACGTCACCAAGCGCGCCGTCGGTGTCGAAGTCAACAAACAG ATTGGCAACAGGATCATTAGGAAGAGGCTTCATGTGCGTGTGGAGCACGTGCAGCAGTCAAGGTGCGCAGAGGAGTTCAAGCTGAGGATTAAGAAGAACGATGAGCTCAAGGCCGCAGCCAAAGCCAGAGGCGAGACAATAAGCACCAAGAGACAGCCTAAAGGCCCCAAACCAGGATTCATGGTTGAGGGTATGACCTTGGAGACTGTCACCCCTATCCCTTACGACGTCGTCAACGATCTCAAGGGAGGCTACTAG
- the LOC106293832 gene encoding transmembrane emp24 domain-containing protein p24delta3-like: protein MNTMGKSVSSMKMAAKKIQHGLLTALLLLIIVPVGEGVWLDVPTTGTKCVSEEIQSNVVVLADYIIISEDDSLLPTISVKVTSPYGKNLHHMENVTVGEFAFTTQESGNYMACFTADTKSHGNKNVSISVDWKTGIAAKDWKNIAKKEKIEGVELEIRKLEASVEAIHENLVYIRNKEADMRTVSEETNSRVAWFSTMSMGICIAVSGIQVVYLKQYFQKKKLI, encoded by the exons ATGAATACAATGGGAAAATCTGTAAGCTCTATGAAGATGGCTGCTAAGAAGATTCAACACGGCCTCCTAACGGCGCTCCTTCTGTTAATTATAGTTCCTGTCGGTGAGGGGGTTTGGCTAGACGTGCCTACCACGGGAACAAAGTGTGTGTCTGAAGAAATCCAGAGCAATGTAGTCGTCTTAGCCGATTATATCATTATCTCCGAAGATGATTCTTTATTACCCACTATATCCGTCAAG GTGACGTCCCCATACGGCAAGAACCTGCACCACATGGAAAACGTGACGGTTGGGGAATTTGCGTTTACAACGCAAGAATCAGGGAACTACATGGCGTGCTTTACGGCAGATACAAAGAGTCACGGAAACAAAAACGTTAGCATCAGCGTTGACTGGAAAACTGGAATCGCTGCTAAGGATTGGAAAAATATTGCTAAGAAAGAGAAGATCGAG GGAGTGGAGCTGGAGATACGGAAACTTGAAGCCTCAGTGGAAGCCATCCATGAAAATCTAGTCTACATAAGAAACAA AGAAGCAGATATGAGGACAGTGAGTGAGGAAACGAACTCGAGAGTAGCTTGGTTCAGTACAATGTCGATGGGTATTTGCATTGCTGTCTCTGGTATACAAGTAGTCTACTTGAAGCAATACTTTCAGAAGAAGAAGCTTATCTAA
- the LOC106294346 gene encoding calcium uniporter protein 6, mitochondrial, whose translation MWSMGLIRRTAMSAAIRASSQRTSMLGGGGLRSFTDKTSTENEEEMRKDKEITMAEAKKLMRLVNVEDMRKKLVGMSERDVVPYSALVEASQGMGLARSPDEAHVFARVLDDAGVVLIFRDKVYLHPDKVVDLIRRAMPMDETPEEDQIKEEFNKLRNMKEEIDVLAHRQVRRILWGGLATAIVQIGLFVRLTFWEFSWDVMEPITFFATATSIIVGYAYFLITSRDPTYQDFMKRLFLSRQRKLLKSQHFDVERFKELGRMCKTTPSSSCHAAATIRNRVGLELDLEDSLQSRKD comes from the exons ATGTGGTCAATGGGTTTGATAAGACGTACGGCAATGTCCGCCGCGATCAGAGCTTCTTCACAGAGGACGTCGATGCTTGGCGGCGGTGGATTAAGAAGCTTCACCGACAAAACTTCGACGGAGAACGAGGAGGAAATGAGGAAGGACAAGGAGATCACTATGGCGGAGGCCAAGAAGCTAATGAGGTTGGTGAACGTTGAAGACATGAGGAAAAAGCTTGTCGGCATGTCTGAAAGAGACGTCGTTCCTTACAGTGCGCTTGTAGAAGCTTCTCAGGGAATGGGTCTCGCTAGATCTCCCGACGAAGCTCACGTCTTTGCTCGCGTTCTTGACGACGCCGGAGTCGTCTTGATCTTCCGCGACAAAGTCTATCTTCATCCCGACAAG GTGGTGGATCTGATCAGACGAGCGATGCCTATGGATGAAACTCCAGAGGAAGATCAGATCAAGGAAGAGTTCAACAAGCTGAGGAACATGAAGGAAGAGATCGACGTGTTAGCTCACAGACAAGTGAGGAGGATTCTTTGGGGCGGTCTGGCTACTGCGATAGTTCAGATTGGTCTCTTCGTTAGACTAACTTTCTGGGAGTTCTCGTGGGATGTGATGGAGCCAATCACGTTCTTTGCGACAGCGACTAGCATCATCGTGGGATACGCTTACTTCTTGATAACTTCGAGAGATCCGACTTATCAGGATTTCATGAAGAGACTGTTCCTATCGAGGCAGAGGAAGCTGTTGAAAAGTCAACATTTCGATGTGGAGAGGTTTAAGGAACTGGGGAGGATGTGCAAAACGACGCCGTCCTCGTCTTGTCACGCGGCTGCGACTATAAGGAACCGTGTTGGGTTAGAACTCGATCTGGAGGATTCACTGCAGAGTCGCAAAGACTGA
- the LOC106295005 gene encoding leucine--tRNA ligase, cytoplasmic: MASESKSFVRRDRLLEIEVAVRKWWEDEGVFLAESRKDPPKSGEKFFATFPFPYMNGYLHIGHAFSLSKVDFASAYHRLRGANVLLPFGFHCTGMPIKASADKLSREIQQFGNPPVFTAEDSNKQAQEVEEEESDTPALPGQFKGKKSKVAAKAGGQVYQWEIMRSFGLTDSEIAKFQDPYEWLYYFPPLAVEDLRAYGLGCDWRRSFVTTDVNPFFDAFVRWQMRKLKSMGNIVKDRRYTIYSPLDGQPCADHDRATGEGVQPQEYTLIKMEVVQPFPLKLGPLEGKRVFLAAATLRPETMYGQTNAWVLPDGKYGAYEISETDVFILTKRAALNLAYQNFSKIPQKPSCLVELTGYDLIGLALRSPLAVNEIIYALPMLTILTNKGTGIVTSVPSDAPDDYMALHDLTAKPALRAKYGVKDEWVPSEIVPIINIPEFGDKAAEKVCLDLKIKSQNDKDKLAEAKRLTYLKGFTEGTMLIGEFVGRKVQEIKPIIKGKLIESGEAILYSEPEKPVMSRSGDECVVALTDQWYLTYGESEWRQMAEECLSKMNLYSEETRHGFEHTLSWLNQWACSRSFGLGTRIPWDEQFLVESLSDSTLYMAYYTVAHIFHDGDMYKGSKSLISPQQMNDDVWEYLFCDGQYPKSSDIPADVLSKMKQEFDYWYPLDLRVSGKDLIQNHLTFFIYNHTALMARRNWPRGIRCNGHIMLNSEKMSKSTGNFRTLKQAIEEFSATATRFSLADAGDGVDDANFVFETANAAILRLTKELTWMEEVLAAESSLRTGPPSTYADKVFENDMNIAIRLTEKAYKDCLFREALKNGFYDLQAARDEYRLSCGTGGMNHDLIMTFMDVQTRLIEPICPQFAEYVWRKLLKKEGCVVRAGWPASNEPDLVLKGANKYLQDSIVLMRKLLQKQLLGSKKAAKKGAQVTALADSNLKGLVYVNEEFDGWRAHCLQILQSKFDQQTCCFAPDAEILAELREILHKDGQAENFKQIQKLCMPFLKFKKDEAIAIGSQALNLKLPFGEMEVLQSNVDLMKRQVGLEEVEIYSAGDPNDVAKAGPYASLLTQNPPSPGSPTAIFVNR, encoded by the exons ATGGCATCTGAATCGAAAAGCTTCGTGAGGAGAGATCGTCTTCTCGAAATCGAGGTAGCTGTACGCAAATGGTGGGAAGATGAAGGTGTGTTCTTAGCCGAGTCTCGTAAGGATCCTCCGAAGTCGGGAGAGAAGTTCTTCGCAACGTTCCCTTTCCCTTATATGAACGGTTACCTACACATAGGCCACGCCTTCTCACTCTCCAAGGTTGATTTTGCTTCTGCGTACCATAGACTGAGAGGTGCTAACGTGCTCCTCCCGTTCGGTTTCCACTGCACTGGTATGCCGATTAAAGCTTCTGCTGATAAGCTCTCTCGCGAGATTCAGCAGTTTGGGAATCCTCCTGTGTTCACTGCTGAGGATAGCAATAAACAAGCTCAAGAAGTTGAGGAGGAGGAGAGTGATACGCCGGCTTTACCGGGTCAGTTCAAGGGGAAGAAGTCGAAGGTTGCTGCGAAAGCCGGTGGACAGGTGTATCAGTGGGAGATTATGCGTAGTTTTGGTCTCACTGATAGTGAGATAGCGAAGTTTCAAGATCCGTATGAGTGGTTGTACTACTTTCCTCCATTGGCTGTTGAAGATCTCAGAGCGTATGGGTTGGGTTGTGACTGGAGGAGATCGTTTGTGACGACTGATGTTAATCCCTTTTTCGATGCCTTTGTGAGGTGGCAGATGAGGAAGTTGAAATCTATGGGGAATATTGTGAAAGACCGTAGGTACACGATTTACTCGCCTTTGGATGGTCAGCCTTGTGCTGATCATGACCGTGCTACTGGTGAAGGTGTTCAGCCTCAGGAGTATACGCTTATTAAGATGGAAGTGGTGCAGCCGTTTCCTTTGAAGCTGGGTCCTTTGGAAGGAAAGAGAGTGTTTTTGGCTGCAGCTACTTTGAGGCCTGAGACCATGTATGGACAGACAAACGCATGGGTGTTGCCTGATGGGAAATATGGAGCTTATGAAATTAGTGAGACTGATGTATTTATCCTAACGAAGAGAGCTGCACTCAACCTTGCTTATCAGAACTTTTCAAAGATCCCTCAGAAGCCTTCCTGCTTGGTTGAGTTGACCGGGTATGATCTGATTGGACTCGCTTTGAGGTCTCCTCTGGCTGTGAACGAGATCATCTATGCGCTGCCCATGTTAACCATTCTGACAAACAAAGGTACTGGCATTGTTACCAGCGTGCCTAGTGATGCTCCTGATGATTACATGGCGCTGCATGACTTGACTGCAAAGCCTGCTCTTCGAGCAAAGTATGGTGTGAAAGACGAGTGGGTGCCATCTGAGATTGTACCGATTATTAACATTCCGGAGTTTGGGGACAAGGCTGCTGAGAAGGTCTGCTTGGATTTGAAAATTAAAAGTCAGAACGATAAGGACAAGCTTGCAGAGGCTAAGAGGTTGACGTATCTGAAAGGTTTCACCGAAGGAACCATGCTTATTGGAGAGTTTGTTGGTAGAAAAGTCCAAGAGATCAAGCCCATTATCAAGGGAAAGCTGATAGAGTCTGGCGAGGCAATTCTATATAGTGAACCCGAGAAGCCAGTGATGTCAAGATCGGGTGATGAATGTGTTGTGGCTCTCACGGATCAGTGGTACTTAACGTACGGAGAATCAGAATGGCGTCAGATGGCTGAGGAATGCTTATCAAAGATGAATCTTTACTCTGAAGAAACAAGGCATGGCTTTGAGCACACTTTGAGCTGGCTGAATCAGTGGGCTTGCTCACGGTCTTTTGGTCTTGGAACGCGTATTCCCTGGGATGAACAGTTTCTTGTCGAATCCTTATCTGATTCCACCCTTTATATGGCCTATTATACAGTTGCCCATATCTTTCACGACGGAGACATGTACAAAGGCAGCAAGTCTTTGATTAGCCCTCAACAGATGAATGATGATGTTTGGGAGTATCTCTTCTGCGATGGTCAGTACCCAAAATCGTCTGACATTCCGGCTGATGTTTTAAGTAAGATGAAGCAGGAATTTGACTACTGGTACCCGCTAGATCTTCGAGTTTCAGGAAAGGATCTAATCCAGAACCATTTGACATTTTTCATCTACAACCACACTGCACTAATGGCGAGGCGTAATTGGCCTCGTGGTATCAGATGTAATGGTCACATTATGCTGAATTCTGAGAAAATGTCAAAGTCAACTGGGAATTTCAGAACACTGAAGCAGGCTATTGAAGAATTCTCTGCCACTGCTACAAGGTTTTCTTTGGCTGATGCTGGTGATGGCGTTGACGATGCAAATTTTGTATTCGAAACTGCAAATGCTGCAATTTTGCGCCTGACAAAAGAGCTCACGTGGATGGAAGAGGTTCTGGCTGCTGAATCTTCCTTGAGAACGGGCCCTCCATCTACATATGCTGATAAAGTGTTTGAAAATGACATGAATATTGCTATCAGACTGACTGAAAAAGCCTACAAAGATTGTTTGTTCAGGGAGGCACTTAAGAATGGGTTTTACGACTTGCAAGCTGCTCGAGATGAGTATAGGCTCTCTTGTGGCACTGGCGGCATGAACCATGACTTGATAATGACCTTTATGGATGTGCAAACACGCCTCATTGAACCTATCTGTCCTCAATTTGCAGAATATGTCTGGAGAAAACTTTTGAAGAAGGAAGGCTGTGTGGTAAGAGCAGGCTGGCCAGCATCAAATGAGCCAGATCTGGTTCTCAAGGGTGCTAACAAATATTTGCAAGATTCTATCGTCTTAATGAGAAAGCTTCTACAAAAACAGCTCTTAGGTTCCAAGAAGGCTGCTAAGAAAGGTGCTCAAGTAACAGCATTGGCAGACTCGAATCTGAAAGGCCTTGTATATGTGAATGAGGAATTTGATGGGTGGAGAGCTCATTGCCTCCAGATTCTGCAGAGCAAATTCGACCAACAAACCTGTTGTTTTGCCCCTGATGCAGAGATACTTGCAGAACTAAGGGAGATATTGCACAAGGATGGACAAGCAGAAAACTTCAAGCAGATTCAGAAGCTTTGCATGCCTTTCCTTAAATTCAAGAAGGACGAAGCAATAGCTATTGGCAGTCAGGCTCTGAATTTGAAGCTACCTTTTGGAGAGATGGAAGTCCTTCAGAGTAACGTGGACTTGATGAAGCGGCAAGTTGGTCTTGAAGAGGTTGAAATCTATTCAGCAGGTGACCCTAATGATGTTGCTAAAGCTGGTCCATATGCTTCACTCCTGACGCAGAATCCTCCATCTCCAGGCAGTCCAACCGCCATCTTTGTTAACAG GTAA
- the LOC106293513 gene encoding glucuronoxylan 4-O-methyltransferase 1: MRNRTNQSHELKLLLVCLLAAFILIFIVRSTLKTSQKHQTPEETRSGGCAGACNKLPRSLAQALIHYSTSVITPQQTLKEIVVSSRVLDKKSPCDFLVFGLGHDSLMWSSLNYGGRTVFLEEDEVWIKQIKRRFPMLETYHVSYDSKVNQAENLIEVGKGPECTAIGDPRYSMCQLALKGLPDDIYETSWDLIMVDAPTGYYDEAPGRMTAIYTAGMMARNRERTGETDVFVHDVNREVEDKFSMAFLCEGYMKKQEGRLRHFIIPSYRNVSESDSYRLFCP; the protein is encoded by the coding sequence ATGAGGAATAGAACAAACCAAAGCCACGAGCTCAAGCTTCTCCTTGTTTGTCTTCTTGCGGCCTTCATTCTCATCTTCATCGTTAGATCAACTCTTAAAACTTCACAGAAACACCAGACTCCAGAAGAGACAAGATCAGGGGGTTGTGCTGGTGCCTGCAATAAGCTACCACGCTCCCTCGCGCAAGCCCTGATCCATTACTCTACTTCAGTTATCACACCGCAACAAACGCTCAAGGAAATAGTTGTTAGCAGTAGAGTACTCGACAAGAAGTCACCCTGCGATTTCTTGGTGTTTGGTCTAGGCCATGACAGCCTCATGTGGAGCTCTCTCAACTACGGAGGCCGAACAGTATTCCTTGAAGAAGATGAGGTGTGGATAAAACAGATCAAGAGGCGGTTTCCGATGCTGGAAACATACCATGTAAGCTACGACAGTAAAGTGAACCAAGCAGAGAATCTAATAGAAGTTGGGAAAGGACCTGAGTGCACAGCCATTGGAGATCCAAGGTACTCAATGTGTCAGCTTGCACTCAAGGGTCTGCCTGATGACATCTATGAGACTAGTTGGGATCTAATCATGGTCGACGCACCGACTGGATACTACGATGAGGCTCCTGGGAGGATGACAGCCATTTACACGGCGGGGATGATGGCAAGGAACAGAGAACGCACAGGAGAGACTGATGTTTTTGTGCATGATGTGAATAGGGAAGTGGAAGACAAGTTCTCAATGGCTTTCTTGTGTGAAGGGTACATGAAGAAACAAGAAGGGCGACTAAGGCATTTTATTATCCCTAGCTATAGAAATGTTTCAGAATCAGACTCATATAGACTCTTTTGTCCATAA
- the LOC106343592 gene encoding ras-related protein RABA2a: protein MARRPEEEYDYLFKVVLIGDSGVGKSNLLSRFTRNEFCLESKSTIGVEFATRTLQVEGRTVKAQIWDTAGQERYRAITSAYYRGALGALLVYDVTKPTTFDNVSRWLKELRDHADSNIVIMLIGNKTDLKHLRAVATEDAQSYAEKEGLSFIETSALEALNVEKAFQTILSEIYRIISKKSISSDQANANANVKEGQTIDVAASSESNTKKPCCSSS from the exons ATGGCGAGAAGACCGGAAGAAGAATACGACTACTTGTTTAAAGTGGTTCTCATCGGAGACTCCGGCGTCGGCAAGTCGAATCTCCTCTCTAGATTCACTCGCAACGAGTTCTGCTTAGAATCCAAATCCACCATCGGTGTCGAATTCGCCACTCGTACTCTCCAA GTGGAAGGAAGGACTGTGAAAGCTCAGATATGGGACACGGCTGGGCAAGAACGATACAGAGCCATCACCAGCGCCTACTACAGAGGTGCGCTCGGTGCCCTCTTGGTCTACGACGTCACCAAACCAACAACGTTTGACAATGTTAGCCGGTGGTTGAAAGAGCTCAGAGACCATGCGGATTCCAACATCGTCATCATGTTGATCGGAAACAAGACGGATCTGAAGCATCTCAGAGCTGTTGCCACAGAGGATGCTCAGAGCTACGCGGAGAAAGAAGGGTTGTCGTTCATCGAGACGTCGGCCCTCGAGGCGCTGAACGTGGAGAAGGCCTTTCAGACGATTCTCTCCGAGATTTACAGGATCATCAGCAAGAAATCTATATCTTCAGACCAGGCTAATGCGAATGCTAACGTCAAGGAAGGTCAAACTATCGATGTCGCTGCCTCTTCTGAATCAAACACTAAGAAGCCTTGTTGCTCTTCTTCCTGA